The genomic interval TAActattaaaatttatcatttgtCACGTCTTGCTGTGCTTCTTCACAGCAGCAAGGGGGACACGCTCCAGCTCCAACGGGAACGTGTCTGCATCACCAGATGACCCGTGTTCTTGCGGCAACACAGCAGCAAAAGGTGGGTTTGCCTCAACAAAGGCCGCCAACACCAGTGCGCTAACATCAGATTGTCTTctgttaaaaaatacagattgcCAAGAAAAGCtggcttttaataaaataaatgcattgttAAATCTCATGTTCTCAGGAGTCAACATAGCAGAGAAGTAAAAGTACAGTGTACTGATGATAGATAAAAGCACCAGGTACTGACAACAAGGAGATAAAATCCACATCCAAGATCTCAGAGACCCTGGCCCAGGAGGGCAGGTGGAACCGGGGATGGAAGTCCACAGCCGGTCCCTCACCTGCCAGCAGCATCATCAACTCTTACCCACCTGCCGAtgccatttaaaagtaaaacCTTCTTGGCTGTGGCTACTGGGGGCAGGTGTTCCCGCAACAGAGCCAGAAGCACTGCAGACATGGAGCAGTATAAACCCTTGCTGTGACCTGGAAGAGGTGATCCCAGTATCATGTCTCATCCTACTGCATCACATCAAATCTGCTCAGCAACTGCTCTTGACAgtactttgttttttcctttcctgcAGTACCAGGGAAAAGGGCACAAAAAGCCCAGAAACATGACAAGTGAGTGCATATAATTCAGTCAACCCTCACAGTCcttaaaaccaaaaaacccccaTGAAGCCTGTGCGGCTCCCCAGGCTGCAGGACCGGATCAGTGAGGCTGCCAGTACTCAGCGTGCTGCCGTTAGAGGGAGTCCCCCCCGCATGTTAACCCCCAGTAACAACAACGGGTGCTGTGCTGATGACCTCAGAACATGGCAGGCTCCTGGGCCATCGCAGTGACTCACAGCAGTCCTAAGAGACAGGCCTGCTGCTTCCTATCGTGCATGAGGAACAAGGTCTCTCAGGCAGAGCTGCAAACACCCACATGGTGGTGAGTCCAGGACAGGGCCTCACATGTGGCATCATCGCCACCTCAGGATGGGCAAAGGGATGCATGGCAGACAGGCACGCTGGATACTAATTGTGACCTTCCAGTTGTCAGGACCTGTACTGGTAATCCCAGTCAACATCACCTTCCATAGCAGTCTCTCTTGGCCCCCCACCACACAAGGGACCCTAGGCGGTGTGCCCCAGGGTGTGGCGTCCCCGCTGTCCCAGGGCTGTCAGCCCAGCAAGGAAGAGATGCCCCACAGAAAGAACATCTTGAACACAGCCATGACAAGAAGGACAATCAGGAAGCTCGGTGTGAGCATCTGGGCTTAAGGGAGGGCGGCTCCACGGAACCCTTCTGCTGACCTCTAAAGACAGGAGACAAAGGGTCATGGACGAAGTGGTGGTGATCAGCCCCTAACCTGGAGACTTCCACAGCCAAAGAAGCTACCAGAGAAACGTGTGGTGCCAGGTGCCTCCCACTCCGGGGCACATCACTCAGCCCAAATTCTCAGTGGGCTTCAGGATGCTGCCTGGGGGTGATGATATGGCTCTGAGCATGGACCCATCCACACCTGTCCGCCTGCTGCCTCGCTCCCAAGGCCCTGCATTCCTGCCTAAAGCTCACTGGAAATGTCGCTGTCTACACCACCACCATTATAAACACCCATAGCTGTCTTCCTGGAGGTGGCAGCTTTAATAGCAACTACACCAGTGAGTCCTAAATTTCTAGCAGGGGCTGATGAGCACCAGCTGTATTCTGCAAAGCCCCTCACCCACCCAAACCCTGTGCCTCCTGCCTTTAGCTCTCTATAATTGAAGTGTTTAAATAAACAAGAGCCTTTGGTTATAGCTATTCAAGACTCATCTAAGATGCAGAAAACCTAATCTAAGATTAGGAAGTGTTCAATATTTCACAGCTTCACCAATATCCTTCAAGCTTCACTATTTTCTCCTCAAAGCTCTCTCTGAGAATACCCTCActttataaacagaaaagaaagcctGAAGGTCGGCAGCTGGGACCCCTCTCGGGGCTGGTGCTGCGGACCAAGGCCTCAGTGAAAGGGCCACACTGAGCAGCCGCAGAGTACTGCCGGGCGCCGTCTCTACTTGGTTACCAAATAACACAGCTCCAGGGTTTGAAATATTGAGCTGTCTTCTTTCAGTAGAATTTTACACTTCTGAACAACTGACAAAAGCTAGTTCACTTTTCTGTTATTAGCTAAAAGCTTAAGTTTTCATTTCCATATGATTGTTCCTTCACAATAGGAATCTCAAAGGTTCTCAGGTAACAGAGTAGTGCTTTTTCTTAAATAGGTGCAGTCAACTGGCTGGACTTGCAGCTTCCCTAACAGCAGACCAGTCCTGAGCCCAGCAGCCAGTGAGAGGTGGCGGTGGCCTGCCCCATCCCCCTCAGGGCTGCCAGCAACAACCAGATGCCAACGTACAAGGCCCCCAATGGCAGGGTGAGGGCTGATGGCCACTGCCAACCACTGACGGAGCCACCACAGCAGCTCTATTAGGTCTGAAGAACTAGAAAACAATAAATCACTTAAATCTGAGGCTGAACTGAGCATCATTTCATCTGATTCAGCCCTCATTTTGATGTCTCATATCCACAATTAGAAACAATTTTGGGATTACAGAACTGCAGGCCAAGAGGGGAATCACTTGTTGCTGCAGTCTGAATCCCCAAATGTTGATTCTGGCTGGTGCTGGGTCAGAGAGTTCACGTGGCAAGTCGCAGCCCGAGGCAGACACACTTTTACCAAGCAACACAGCACCTGGATGACAAGGGATACTCTGTTTCTGCTGGGGGCTGAGGCCTGCTCAGTGCATTTCTACCTCATCAGCTGGGCTATAACTGTTTTTctaccagaaggaaaaaaataagcagCAAGCGCTCTCAGTCATTCACCGCTGTTTAAACAACCTTTGGACTACtctgagcaatttttttttccccccccccacagggcctcactctgtcacccagagtagAGTGCTCTCTGcagttaagcattttttttttttttttggcggggggggggAAATGATCAAGTTAATGTTGAGCACTGGAAAAATCATCTTAGCCAGCTGATCTCTTCAGAGCTGACTCAAGAGTGCCCTGCTGGCTGGTCTTTTGGTTGATCAAGCAAATATCAACTGAAGAATGACCAAAAAAAACCTAAAGCAAATTAATGGCTAAAACTAAATTGGCGGAGTGACAGAGGGCAGAATGTTTCCCTCACCTATGAGACAGCCAGAGGATGACCAGAATTACATGGCAGGTGTGGGTGAGAAGCTCAGGCTCAGGCTCTGAGGGCACCGGGCAAGACCGGGGGCAGGAGGAAAGGGGGGGCAAAGTGGGCACCAGTAACATCCATGCTCCCCAGCAAGGGTGGAGTAGGCGACACTGCAGTCCACACTCACCCATGAGGTCAGCGAGAAAGGCCAGGGAATGCAGCTGTCCAGGACGCGGGCCTGAGAAGAGGGATCCCACATGGCCCTGGGCCTCCCCGCAAAGCATCTGCACCCCAAAAACACAGCCTCAAAGGCACTGCAGGCTCCAGGGTCCTGTTCCCATGGGAGTGAACAGCACTCTCTAGAACACGCCACCGCTTTCTAAAAGAACTTGTTTCTAAGAGATGGTCatcttttttaaagatacataaaaatgaattgtTGCTACtatgttcatttttctccacTTGAACATGAAGGAGTAAAAGCTTAAGGACAGAACTCATGAAATAAAGAACCAAAAACAGCAGCCGGGGTGCCCCGCCACACTGTTGCCCTCCAGAGTGGAGGGCCCTGCACCAAGGACTCAGTCACACACAGGCCATTCAAATACGCAAAAGACACATCTTGAAAACCAAGGTTGaagttgttcatttatttgtgaaAAGTCTACATGTGTTGACTACATTCTAAAATGAGGCTAAATAGGAAAGGTGCCATTAGCTCTGAGTGATTAAAGCCATCGTAAGCAGATGCCAATAATCATGCAAACCAATAAGGAAAGAGCTtagaaatagtatttttatttttaaaaaacctcaacATTAAGGAGGAACCCTTCTCTGAAGCACATCACtttcctattaaaaaataaaaaaagtacagTAGAAGGAGCACAGGACCACTCTCCTCACACAGGCAAGCTGTGTGTTTACACAATTCAAACACCCAGAATCAAAACCACATTCTCACATTAACTTGTGaagataataaatttgctttGATAAGTTCTTtcaagaaaagataatttttctcCCAAAGCacaccaataaatatttatattaaaaaccacAGTTAATTTAATCAGGCAcagaagaaaaaatcatttttacattAGTCTTTGTAGATAAGAAAAATTTGATTTACAGTGCATATTCCAATCCCAATCTGGGTTTGTCCTCAAATTTTGAGAAATAGCATAAAGAACTATTTTGCCAACTGTGCGTCACAATTCTATGATTGACGTGAGTTGCAGGCACTTAGCGTTCCAACAGAGGCACGGCAACCGCAGCCATCACAGCTAAAGAGCTCCCCACAACATGGGCAGCGTCCCCATCTCCCCACACACGTGTGATTTCCAGagtttcaaacacagtgtttgcaTTCCTGCGCAGCAAGACCATGTTAGCCAAAAACAAACCTACACTGACTTCCGCTGGAAAGTATTTGCAGAAGTCATGAAATGGTGTATGTTTTTACTATCCCAGCAAGCACTTCTCTAGGGAAAAGGACAGTTACGACTATTTACCTGAGGAAATTTAGAATTTGTCAACTTAGCTGTTATACTAAAAATTATGAACTTGTCTCTGTATTATGGAACAAAGAAAACCTCCACAACTTCACCATTTCAAGGTTCTAATACAAACTGGAATTTTTGTTTGAACACCACTTGAAGCATGTCCCCCTTTCAAGACTTGATAAGTAAACTTCttgttctattaaaaaaaaaaaaagtagatgactGACGGAAGGCTAGATAGATGTAGACTGAGAGAAGACAGACATAGAGGACAGGTGAATAGATACGGATGATTGACAGGTATAAGTGATTGACACAGATTATAGATTTAGCTAGAtggatgcaaaagtaattgctgttttttcCATAATAGATGACAGATCAAGTAAACCTGTTCTATTAAAAAACATGCAGACACTGATAACACTGCAGTGTGTTCTGCCATCAGGCACACTCAGTTATTCCACAGGAACAAACGGAAGGAACATCCACACGCATGAAACAGCACAGGAGTGCATGCCGAGCAACTCAGGAAAgggtttttgtcttgtttttatgtgacgGGAATGCACAGTGTAACTGgaggttttattttacttttaaacaaaaaagaaaaatataccttTCCTTTCAAACCACTTTTATCTAAGATAGATATCTGCAGGACTTGCTGATAAGAGCCAACCTTCCAGGGACACATAACTGGCACCTGATACTGTGCAGGATCACATTGTCAAGGACAGTAAGCAGACAGAAAAAGAACGCGAGAGATGCTCTCAAACTGGTCGTCGGTTATTCTTGTGGAAGAAACACAGCTTCTTACAGATCTAACACCAATCACAATAGGCATCTCGCTTTGCAAGAACAAACATACGAGCCTAATAAAAAAGAGGCACTTCAGTATTTTATGCACAGTCTTAACTCTCTATAATGAGCAAGACAATGTTTCCTAAATGAAATTATCAAGTGAGTAAAATTTATCCATACTTCTTTAATCtgtaaacaaaaaagcaaatgttttaagaaaataaagggaCCGATTTAGAAGTTcaaaagaggtaaaaataaaattccaaaaaagaacCACTGTTACTATCCAGTGCACACACAAGAGGCTATTCCTCCCTCAGCAAAAGATGAACATGCATTTTAAGATACTGACATTTTACTCCCAAATATAACCTTTGCTTTTCcagtatttgtttacatatttgtttaataagAACAAAGTTTAATTTGTcaagttaaacaaaatttaacataACTTTGGAAGATTCGTCTTACCTCCTGACTGTAATTttctagcaaaagaaaagaactgcATGACAGCTGCATTTATATGTGCTACATACAAGAAAAAGGTACGGAAGTTCTGAAACAGAACTACAACAGAGAGCAGCATGGAAATCATTTTGTGAGAAACTGCAAATCATTACTGCTGTATTATGGGAGAGCCTCAAACATTCACATCTCCAGTTTCTGCAAAACATGGACTGATAGGTGAATATTTCTGCAATAAGGCAATCAAATGTACAATCCCTGCATGTGTTCACCAAGGAGTCACAGTGTGTGTGAGAGTTCATTAAATAATGaaacagaggtccaaatatgaaATATAGGCAAAAAGTAGACTCTCTATTCTTTCTAACACAGAAAAGACTCAACAGCTACATGGTATACTAATAAAAGGCCACCATGTCGGGGCACACTTGCCACGCAGCCCCCCTCACTCCGCCTCCTCCGGGCTGTCTGTCAGGTGGCCTTTACTCTGCCGTCGGATGCTCACCAGCCTCCCTGCTGAGCGCAGGCTCCACCTGGAGCTGTTTGCAgagctggccaggctggtgtacTTGGTCGAGCCCTTGGCGTCATCCTCCCAGCCTGACCAGGATGGGTGGCCACCCACGGTGTCCTCAGGGTCAGCCGATATGTCTTCAAGAGCAAGTTTTGGAGGCTCCCAACCTTCAATTTCATCTGGTTTTTTAGACTGTATATTCTGTTTTAAAACCAAATTGTCCCAAAATCCAGATTTCTTCTCTGCCTTCAACTCTTCTTTTAATCGTAAGTTAGTTCTATAGGAGATGAAAGAGTTAGGTGTTGGTGACCCAGGTCTTAGGGCCTCAAGATGTATCCATTTTACAAacataaaattctttaaaatcttaaaaaattgtttagaaaACTAACACAAGTCTATATGAAAagtttcaaatattaaaattaaggaaaaattaGTCACTATATGTTGTTAATGAAGTGTGTAAAAGCCACATTTTAGGACACCACTTGGCAACACATAAGCAAAGAACTAGTTCTGACAAGAAAGAAGTATTATCACACAAGAGAGATCCTCAAGGCAATAGGAAGGTGGTACTCAAGATTTTGAGCAAATCAGATCTATGAGAATCCAGGGTCTAGATTAATAAACAAGGGAAATCTATTCAATTTATCAAATAGGTTTTCAATTGGATTAATATAGCAAGGTAGTGTCAAGCATTTAGTAGGTAATTTACTcaacaaaaataagaattcagaacACCATCTACTATAAAAAGGAAATGGTAGCGAGCGACAGCTACTGAAGAAAGATCCTCAACTACTCTTCACCCTGACTGTCCGCGAGCATCGCCTGGGAACATTTTTAAGAACACCAGTGCCCAGGCCCTCTCCTTCCAGATGCTGAGTATTAGCAGGTCGCCTGACAACCAGGGAACCAGTTTACCCATCCTCTACAGATGAAGAATGAAGGTGAAGTCACAGCTCCGCCAGAGCACGAAGGGCCATGTGTCTGTCCTCAGTGCACAGAAGTGCAGAGAAGCAGACCGGGGGCCCACAGTCCTCAAACAAAAGCCAACTCTGTACTTGTAAACTCACCAGGACTCATCTTCTAATCAAACAGCTTCCATAACACGGAGCAAATATGCCATTGGTAATATCATTGGGTAGTCACTGAACTTACATTTACAactttacactttttaaaaattctgaaacacTGTTAATAAAGTAGCAAGGTCAGTTTAAATTTATTCaattttctaaaatcttttaCAGTTTACCAGTcaatcctttgtatttttaacagtggtttttttggtggtggttgtttttgttttgttttggtttggtttttttctgaAACTACTAAAAATCTTAAGTGAGGCTACAGGCTGCTTTAAGGCTAATAAGTTCAATTTATAATTCTAAGCTATTTTCCACTTTTCCATAACCTTTCAAAATGCCAACAGAGACCCTCATGACCTTTTATCCAAagtacagtttcttttttttttcatcgaACAACACaactcatttctgttttttatttatttatttttttttgagacagagtcttgctctgtcgcctccGTCTCCcacagcttcaagcaattctcctgcctcagcctcccctgtagctgggattataggcacacgccaccatgtccagctaatttctgatttttttttttttttagtatagacggggtttcaccatgttggccaggctggtcttgaactcctgaccttgtgatctgcctgccttggcctcccaaagtgctgggattacaggcatgagccaccatgcccagcccatttctgTTTATTCACAAGGGATGGATGTTAACTCCGAAGCACACATCATGAAGTCCATGACCGTCTGCCACTCAACAGGGACAGATGGAGTGGGGAGGGAAACAGGGACTCGCCGCGCCCAACAATGCCTCCAGTTTGATGGCATTTATGTCATCAAATCTTCATTTCCACCTCCTCAGTGACTTCCTCCCTCTCCTGAAATGATCATTTTCTTACACAGTTGTGACTTACCCTTTGGACTTGGGAGATTTACATCTTTCCAGGAGATGCTGCTCATCATCTTTGTTAAACAGTGAAGTCACTTCTTTCCAACCTCGGAAACTTGCTCCCTGAACCTAATAAAAGGTTAAGAAAAATGTCAAATCTGATGTCATGAATCAACAGAATTCCGCTTTCTACTCCAATAACCATGGAGttgaaatttagaaaaaagaacTGGCAGAGCTTACATCTTAGCTTTCCATACCTGTGCGCACATAGTGTACTGCCATTAGCTACTAGTCATCTCAGCTGTTTTGGTATTATGGTCATAACAGCTTAACAGCTTATCAGTGATGCTGAGTAATCTAAATTTAGTATTAGACTAGTCAATATTTTACCTAAAAAAGCTTATGAAAGTGATGCTTAAAATCAGACAAAGCTTCCCTCACAAATAAGAATTAGGTCTCCTTAAAACTTGGGAGattggactgggcatggtggctcatacctgaaatcccagcactttaggaggccaaggcaggaggattacttgagcccaggagttcaagaccagcctggggaacaaagtgagaccccctgttgctacaaaaaatacaaaaacttagccaggtatggtggtgcaaacctgtagtttcagatactcgggaagctgaggtgggaggatcacttgagccccaggaggtcaaggctgcagagaactgtgatctcaccactgcactccaggctgggcaacagagcaagaccccatctcaaaaaacaaacaacagcaacaacaacaacacacataGGAGACTGACCTTTGAGAAGGTTGTTACAAGAGGTCCCCTAGAAGGGGGTCTTCTCCAAGGTCCCCTGGAACAACTGCGCCACTACCTTTAAGCATCAGCATCTCCATGGAGACAGTGACCCTTGCCCTAACCTctacaagtgtagatttctgagaataaataattttgttgACTGTAAACAAATGATTTTGtacaattttttcatttctgaaatcaAGATATAATTAATAGCATCTTGGATACAATGAAATCCATTACTAAGAAGAATGGAGAAAACCATCTGAAGATCTGGCGTGTGTCGAGGGCCCTTCATATTCACTGATTAACATTTCCCAGGGTTCATCATCACATTGCTAGGGCTGGGAAGGGTCTCTCACGGGGTAGAGCCAGCTTTAGAATACTTTGCattgttaaaaatataatacaaaaataaagcaatCCTGAAAGCTGAACTGAGGCTGCAGCATGACACTGATCCGAGACAAGGATAATGAATACAATTCAACCAATCCTTTGAGGTAACCCAGTGATTGCCAGGTGCAATGTCTGGGGGTCTCCAGGGTgtaacacagcctcaggaagggGCAAAGGGCAGAGATGACCCTGAAAACTAACCAGGGACTAAGGGGTCCCACTTTTACTTCCCATAGGCCAGACTCTCAACTCCCTGTCTGGGCAGAGGTCTGCATCTGTAGACGGGGGACAGGCCTTCCAACAGTTGTGACTGGAGAGGCGTTTATGAATTGGATACTGGGATAGGAGCATGATGGCAGTACCCACGCCAAAGAAACCATCACAACAAAAACACTGGGCTTCAGCATCAGCTTTCCACATTGCACAGTGCACAAAAACCTACCAAAGAAACCATCACAGCAAAAAACACTGAGCATGAGGTATCAGCTTTCCACATCACACACTGCA from Gorilla gorilla gorilla isolate KB3781 chromosome 7, NHGRI_mGorGor1-v2.1_pri, whole genome shotgun sequence carries:
- the TDRP gene encoding testis development-related protein isoform X2, with amino-acid sequence MDPQPPTIITPHRVVQGASFRGWKEVTSLFNKDDEQHLLERCKSPKSKGTNLRLKEELKAEKKSGFWDNLVLKQNIQSKKPDEIEGWEPPKLALEDISADPEDTVGGHPSWSGWEDDAKGSTKYTSLASSANSSRWSLRSAGRLVSIRRQSKGHLTDSPEEAE
- the TDRP gene encoding testis development-related protein isoform X1, which codes for MWKLGRGRVLLDEPPEEEDGLRGGPPPAAAAAQAQVQGASFRGWKEVTSLFNKDDEQHLLERCKSPKSKGTNLRLKEELKAEKKSGFWDNLVLKQNIQSKKPDEIEGWEPPKLALEDISADPEDTVGGHPSWSGWEDDAKGSTKYTSLASSANSSRWSLRSAGRLVSIRRQSKGHLTDSPEEAE
- the TDRP gene encoding testis development-related protein isoform X3; its protein translation is MWKLGRGRVLLDEPPEEEDGLRGGPPPAAAAAQAQVQGASFRGWKEVTSLFNKDDEQHLLERCKSPKSKGTNLRLKEELKAEKKSGFWDNLVLKQNIQSKKPDEIEGWEPPKLALEDISADPEDTVGGHPSWSGWEDDAKGSTKYTSLASSANSSRWSLRSAGRLIKEVWINFTHLIISFRKHCLAHYRELRLCIKY